The following are encoded in a window of Dictyostelium discoideum AX4 chromosome 6 chromosome, whole genome shotgun sequence genomic DNA:
- a CDS encoding transmembrane protein, with protein MTIINNDNISLATSAKLSQFIVSGDYKGPFTIIGLKTKILSFSLVIEFILLKIELIKERKDGLKINFDDSISGSCNYELNYTKQDTLFQRFQSKFKIEHTINPENGETINTGITLKKLFIISIPMSILFVALNWIWMLAISMTEVSISTALYLKILKTISVIIFMGGIVGIAITTVGTSKGEYPHAIKGEILMIISAAMWGLYEVLTSKFIGDANRTIVHTYMGLIAFVNLILGIPVIVILNVTNFEPFSVPSISVFGMLLLNAFVGFSVNYLINWGLSVTSPLFVRSGELMVIVATLLFDIIIKHMKLPLLALPGYSLIVIGFILSVYIESRDIKQQQEKEKEKQKNNNGETESLLNY; from the exons atgacaataataaataatgataatattagttt GGCAACATCAGCAAAATTATCACAATTTATAGTATCGGGGGATTATAAAGGGCCATTTACAATCATAGggttaaaaactaaaattttatcattttcattagttattgaatttattttattaaagattgaattaattaaagagaGAAAAGATGGATTAAAGATTAATTTCGATGA tagtaTAAGTGGTAGTTGTAACtatgaattaaattatacaAAACAGGATACCCTATTTCAAAGATTTCaaagtaaatttaaaattgaacatACTATTAATCCTGAAAATGGTGAAACCATCAACACTGGTATCAcccttaaaaaattatttataatttcaataccAATGTCAATTTTATTCGTTGCTTTAAATTGGATTTGGATGTTAGCAATTTCAATGACTGAAGTTAGTATTTCAACTGCATTATATC ttaaaattttaaaaacaatttcagTTATAATATTTATGGGAGGGATTGTTGGAATTGCAATTACAACAGTTGGAACATCAAAAGGTGAATATCCGCATGCAATCAAGGGAGagattttaatgattatttCAGCAGCAATGTGGGGTTTATATGAAGTTCTAACATCGAAATTCATTGGTGATGCTAATAGAACTATAGTTCATACTTATATGGGTTTAATTgcatttgtaaatttaatattgggTATACCGgtaattgttattttaaatgTAACCAATTTTGAACCATTTTCAGTGCCATCAATATCAGTATTTGGAATGTTATTATTGAATGCTTTTGTGGGTTTCTCTGTAaactatttaattaattgggGTTTGTCAGTTACTTCACCATTATTCGTTAGATCTGGTGaattaatggtaatagtagcaactttattatttgatataaTCATTAAACATATGAAACTACCTCTCTTGGCATTGCCTGGttattctttaattgttATTGGTTTTATCTTATCTGTTTATATTGAAAGTAGAGAtattaaacaacaacaagaaaaagaaaaagaaaaacaaaaaaataataatggtgaaactgaatcattattaaattattaa